One genomic segment of Cololabis saira isolate AMF1-May2022 chromosome 22, fColSai1.1, whole genome shotgun sequence includes these proteins:
- the LOC133423399 gene encoding kelch-like protein 10 codes for MPGAVWKTQLSRIDQTYALGRWTHVPSDAERPRACHGTAFLNGYVYYIGGYDRVDYFNSVRRFDPATHTWHKVAPMYFHRCYVSVTVLNGCIYTIGGYDGHNRLNTAEYYEPQTKQWNLIAPMHERRYKAGCTTLHNKVDLYICGGFNGQECLETAECYNPETKQWTLIPPMNSRRSGVGVVAYGDKVYAVGGFDGHNRLQSAECYNPRTNTWNNVASVITPRSNFGIEVMEDLLFSVGGFNNVENYTRETDEWREVWDMDVFRSALSCCVVFGLPNMADYVPPRDTLPPVTFKDIRSDLENPS; via the exons accaaacgtACGCCCTTGGCCGATGGACACATGTGCCGAGCGATGCTGAGCGTCCTCGTGCCTGTCACGGCACTGCGTTCCTCAATGGGTACGTGTACTATATCGGGGGTTATGACAGAGTGGATTATTTCAACAGCGTGCGCAGGTTTGACCCAGCAACACACACGTGGCACAAGGTGGCACCGATGTACTTTCACCGCTGCTACGTAAGTGTGACTGTACTAAACGGGTGCATATATACAATTGGAGGCTACGATGGGCACAATCGACTCAACACTGCTGAGTACTACGAACCCCAGACCAAACAGTGGAATTTAATTGCCCCGATGCACGAGCGGAGGTATAAGGCCGGCTGCACAACATTACACAACAAGGTGG aTCTATATATTTGTGGTGGATTCAACGGGCAAGAGTGCCTGGAAACTGCTGAATGCTACAATCCAGAGACCAAGCAGTGGACATTGATTCCACCCATGAATAGTCGACGTAGTGGAGTTGGGGTGGTTGCATATGGAGATAAAGTCTATGCA GTTGGGGGGTTTGATGGTCACAACCGTCTCCAGTCTGCTGAGTGCTACAATCCAAGAACCAACACTTGGAACAACGTTGCATCCGTGATAACTCCCCGCAGCAACTTTGGCATAGAAGTCATGGAAGACCTGCTCTTTTCTGTGGGGGGTTTCAATAATGTGGAGAACTACACCCGAGAAACAGATGAGTGGCGCGAGGTCTGGGATATGGATGTCTTCCGGAGCGCCCTGAGCTGCTGTGTTGTGTTCGGACTCCCCAATATGGCTGATTATGTTCCCCCTCGTGACACCCTGCCGCCGGTAACTTTCAAGGACATTCGGAGTGACTTAGAGAACCCCTCCTGA